From Yersinia hibernica, a single genomic window includes:
- the citG gene encoding triphosphoribosyl-dephospho-CoA synthase CitG: MPQLQRTDDMVLSSSAHWQGSSFSQKYGALAYQALLAEVNLTPKPGLVDRVNCGAHRDMALLDFYHSADAIAPWLPRFIEHGIRHSDVHGQAALSRLRPLGLACENSMFLATGGVNTHKGSVFSLGLMCCALGRLSVRAQQISAETVCQEVASLCCGLTERELYQSNPQQTAGQRLFYQHGLTGARGEAESGFATVLTHALPAYRRLLADGAQPDHALLHTLLILMSVNRDTNVVSRGGMAGLQWLQQQATELLASLSPAGMRAPLSQLKVRRFDAQCIARNLSPGGSADLLILTWFLAQFPHHIPDKNNNGVIPVIFQDAGLLAAITHPSH, from the coding sequence ATGCCACAACTGCAACGCACTGACGACATGGTGCTGTCGTCGTCGGCACATTGGCAGGGATCTAGCTTTAGCCAAAAATATGGTGCACTGGCTTATCAGGCGCTGTTGGCCGAAGTCAACCTGACTCCCAAACCCGGTTTGGTCGACCGCGTTAATTGTGGCGCACATCGGGATATGGCGCTGCTCGATTTTTATCACAGTGCGGATGCTATTGCGCCGTGGCTGCCACGTTTTATTGAGCATGGTATTCGCCACAGTGATGTGCACGGGCAGGCGGCACTGAGCCGTTTACGACCACTGGGGCTGGCGTGTGAAAACAGCATGTTTTTGGCCACCGGCGGTGTGAATACCCATAAAGGCAGCGTTTTTTCACTGGGATTAATGTGCTGTGCGCTCGGGCGGTTGAGTGTGCGTGCGCAACAAATCAGTGCTGAAACGGTGTGTCAGGAGGTTGCCAGCTTATGTTGTGGGCTAACCGAGCGCGAGTTGTACCAATCCAATCCGCAACAAACTGCGGGTCAGCGCCTGTTTTATCAACATGGCCTGACCGGTGCGCGCGGTGAGGCGGAATCAGGTTTTGCGACGGTGTTAACCCATGCTTTACCCGCATACCGGCGCTTATTAGCTGACGGAGCGCAACCTGATCATGCCCTATTGCACACCTTGCTGATTTTGATGTCCGTCAATCGCGATACCAATGTGGTTTCTCGTGGCGGTATGGCGGGGTTGCAATGGTTACAACAACAGGCGACAGAACTTCTGGCCTCACTCTCACCGGCAGGGATGCGCGCGCCTCTCAGCCAGTTAAAAGTGCGGAGGTTTGACGCCCAGTGTATCGCCCGTAATCTTAGCCCCGGCGGCAGCGCTGACCTGCTGATCCTGACCTGGTTTCTGGCGCAATTTCCTCATCATATCCCTGACAAAAATAATAACGGAGTTATACCCGTCATCTTTCAAGATGCAGGGTTGTTGGCTGCCATCACTCACCCAAGTCATTGA
- a CDS encoding response regulator transcription factor codes for MINVALIDDHIVVRSGFAQLLSLEKDIRIIGEYGSAAEAWAKLPETNIHVAVMDISMPDESGLSLLKRLRQKMPHFRAIILSIYDTTAFVQSAMDAGASGYLTKRCGPDELVQALRTVNGGGLYLCADALRALRHMPQQPQQLAVLTPREKEIFQLLINGISVKSIAEKLSLSHKTVHVHRANILGKLNCETTVELVHFALQHQLLAGN; via the coding sequence ATGATTAATGTCGCATTGATAGATGACCATATTGTTGTGCGCTCGGGTTTTGCCCAGTTGTTATCGCTGGAAAAGGATATTCGTATTATTGGTGAATATGGCTCAGCGGCAGAAGCTTGGGCCAAGCTGCCCGAGACAAATATCCATGTCGCTGTTATGGATATTTCAATGCCGGATGAAAGTGGCTTAAGTCTGCTCAAGCGCCTGCGCCAAAAAATGCCCCATTTTCGCGCCATTATCCTGAGTATTTATGACACTACCGCATTTGTACAAAGCGCGATGGACGCCGGGGCCAGTGGCTATTTGACTAAGCGCTGTGGCCCGGACGAATTAGTTCAAGCGCTACGCACCGTCAATGGCGGTGGGCTGTATCTGTGCGCCGATGCATTGCGGGCATTGCGCCATATGCCACAACAGCCGCAACAACTGGCGGTGTTAACACCACGAGAGAAAGAGATTTTCCAGCTATTAATCAATGGAATAAGTGTTAAGTCGATTGCTGAGAAATTATCGCTCAGCCATAAAACTGTGCATGTTCACCGGGCTAATATTCTGGGTAAACTGAATTGCGAAACCACTGTCGAACTGGTGCATTTCGCCTTGCAACATCAGTTATTGGCAGGAAACTGA
- the dpiB gene encoding sensor histidine kinase DpiB — protein sequence MLIKVSRVPSYSIAEKLKWRGRIWGRLKNMAFPLRIFLLLLTVSILLVGALDRFLSHNFEQYLLDQVSKTAMNQAKIIASMDSVVNAVKHRDKAQLAQIVGRLGNTSDLDYLVIGDTQSIRLYHPNPQMIGYPMQWTKAGALERGESYIIFGKGSMGEAMRAKTPIRDEQGKIIGVVSLGYLISKIDHWRLIYLLPLTHSFILVLVVLLLLSWLFAHHIRRQMMGMEPKEIARVLRQQEALFGAVFEGLLAVDPEGRITAINQNARKMLHISATPQQLIGRKVSEVVSPDHFFLEQSGDNRQDELCTFNGLNAIANRAGIWSEERVFQGWVVSFRSQDDIHTLSAQLSQIKQYVENLRTVRHEHLNWMSTMSGLLQMKEFDRALEMVKTESSSHQALIDMLRTAFNNRQIAALLFGKYHRAKELGLNLNFIPGCQLGHLPPNIGENELAAIMGNLLDNAFEASLKNPEGDKQIEIYLSDEGDDVILEVADHGCGIDPHLQDSLFERGISSKNSDEHGIGLYLVATYVQQSGGTITLEENPPRGTLFTVFIPKTH from the coding sequence ATGTTAATTAAGGTGAGTCGTGTGCCAAGTTATTCCATAGCAGAAAAATTAAAATGGCGCGGCCGCATATGGGGCCGGCTGAAAAACATGGCCTTTCCACTGCGCATATTTCTGTTGCTGTTAACCGTGTCTATCTTACTGGTCGGCGCGCTGGATCGTTTTCTCAGTCATAACTTTGAGCAATATCTGTTGGATCAAGTCAGTAAAACTGCAATGAATCAGGCCAAGATAATTGCGTCGATGGACTCGGTGGTCAATGCCGTTAAACATCGTGATAAAGCCCAACTAGCACAAATTGTCGGCCGGCTTGGCAATACCTCCGACCTTGACTACCTGGTCATTGGTGATACCCAGTCAATTCGCCTGTATCACCCAAACCCGCAGATGATTGGCTACCCGATGCAATGGACCAAAGCCGGCGCATTGGAAAGGGGCGAGAGTTACATTATTTTTGGTAAAGGCTCAATGGGCGAGGCCATGCGCGCCAAAACCCCAATTCGTGATGAACAGGGAAAAATCATTGGTGTGGTTTCGCTCGGTTATCTGATCAGCAAAATAGATCACTGGCGACTGATTTATCTGCTGCCCCTGACCCACTCTTTTATTCTGGTGCTCGTGGTGCTGTTGCTTTTGTCATGGCTGTTTGCTCACCATATCCGCCGCCAAATGATGGGAATGGAGCCGAAAGAGATAGCGCGCGTGCTAAGACAGCAAGAAGCGCTGTTTGGGGCTGTATTTGAAGGGCTATTAGCGGTTGATCCTGAGGGGAGGATCACTGCAATCAATCAGAATGCGCGTAAAATGTTACACATCTCAGCCACGCCACAGCAATTGATTGGCCGTAAAGTCAGTGAGGTGGTCTCTCCTGACCACTTCTTTCTCGAGCAAAGTGGTGACAATCGCCAAGATGAACTCTGTACTTTTAATGGCTTAAATGCCATTGCCAACCGGGCGGGCATTTGGTCGGAAGAGAGGGTTTTTCAGGGCTGGGTGGTGAGTTTTCGCAGTCAGGATGATATTCATACTCTCAGTGCCCAGCTCAGCCAGATTAAGCAATATGTCGAAAATCTGCGCACAGTGCGCCATGAACATCTTAATTGGATGTCGACGATGAGTGGGTTGTTGCAAATGAAAGAGTTTGACCGGGCACTGGAGATGGTGAAAACCGAATCTTCCTCCCATCAGGCACTGATTGATATGCTGCGCACCGCATTCAATAACCGGCAGATTGCGGCGTTATTATTTGGTAAATACCACCGGGCCAAAGAGTTAGGTCTGAATTTGAACTTTATCCCCGGCTGCCAGTTAGGGCATTTACCGCCCAATATCGGCGAGAATGAACTGGCCGCTATTATGGGAAATCTGCTGGATAATGCTTTTGAAGCCAGCTTAAAAAATCCAGAGGGTGACAAACAAATTGAAATTTACCTATCTGATGAGGGTGATGATGTGATTTTAGAAGTCGCCGACCATGGCTGCGGTATCGACCCACACCTGCAAGATAGCCTGTTCGAGCGGGGTATCAGTTCTAAAAATTCAGACGAACACGGTATTGGCCTGTATCTGGTGGCCACCTATGTTCAGCAAAGTGGCGGCACCATTACGCTAGAAGAAAATCCGCCGCGCGGCACCTTATTTACCGTCTTTATACCAAAGACGCATTGA
- a CDS encoding MASE1 domain-containing sensor histidine kinase: MWQLRSVGLSLFLAIFFSLSWLALWTISFYLSDDGLHAVLLLPQGLRLALIILLPRRYWSVLLLTECAALGWLHSEQLQPTILIMLSPLLSLLPAGLTQRFWHHYTLYWQRLLLLLAAVTGNSLLHGLIFSYWLPLPLTQTLLATFTGGILLVPFTYLIYEYLKQQHIRNLFSQQMPDPPLRTSLLIWCSLIFAIGVCVQIAIAPNMERLLLIFVFLPNVFMAYKFGWQGGVLAAVLGSLMITVTRQASGAFHDLAELELFLSTQALLGLTLGIAISRQQQLAQHLHRYRNQLEQELQTRRKLMKRLVHTEEDVRKEIARELHDEIGQNITAIQIQAMLVNRSAPSPAAQSAANQISSLSQRIHQTTRQLLRQLRPPVLDEMPLNQALHHLAEEFAFTEQGIHFQMDYALPSPPGEDVVIFTLYRLVQELLNNINKHANASNIQVSLHLTDDIITLEVRDDGMGIPESSPGGGLGLRGIEERVRALGGDWLLQRRLGTRVVVNLPTHVRTSDSVSLPTERDQKPA, encoded by the coding sequence ATGTGGCAATTGCGCTCTGTGGGGTTATCGCTGTTTCTGGCTATTTTCTTCTCGCTGAGTTGGCTGGCACTGTGGACAATTAGCTTTTATCTGAGTGATGATGGCCTGCACGCCGTTTTATTACTGCCCCAAGGCCTGCGGCTAGCATTGATAATTCTGCTGCCACGCCGCTATTGGTCGGTGTTATTGCTGACAGAGTGCGCTGCATTGGGGTGGTTGCACAGTGAGCAGTTGCAACCGACGATTTTGATTATGTTGTCCCCACTCCTCAGTTTGCTACCCGCCGGACTGACCCAGCGTTTTTGGCACCATTACACCCTTTATTGGCAGCGGCTATTACTGCTGCTCGCCGCCGTCACGGGTAACAGTCTGCTACACGGGCTAATTTTTAGCTACTGGCTACCTTTGCCATTAACTCAAACCCTGCTCGCCACTTTTACCGGCGGCATCCTGCTGGTGCCATTTACCTATCTAATATATGAATATTTAAAACAGCAGCATATTCGAAACTTATTCTCTCAACAGATGCCAGACCCGCCACTGCGCACATCTCTGCTCATTTGGTGCTCGCTGATTTTCGCAATTGGGGTTTGTGTGCAGATAGCCATTGCCCCGAATATGGAGCGGCTGTTGCTGATTTTTGTCTTCCTGCCCAATGTCTTCATGGCCTATAAATTTGGCTGGCAAGGAGGGGTGTTAGCGGCGGTATTAGGCAGTTTGATGATAACAGTGACCCGTCAAGCCAGTGGGGCATTTCATGATTTAGCTGAACTGGAGTTGTTCCTTTCGACTCAAGCACTTTTGGGGCTGACATTAGGCATCGCCATCAGTCGCCAACAGCAGTTGGCACAACATCTGCACCGTTATCGCAATCAGCTAGAGCAAGAGTTGCAAACCCGCCGCAAACTGATGAAACGGCTGGTGCATACAGAGGAAGATGTACGCAAGGAAATTGCCCGCGAGCTACATGATGAAATCGGCCAGAATATCACCGCCATTCAAATTCAGGCGATGCTAGTAAACCGCAGTGCGCCCTCGCCAGCAGCACAATCTGCCGCCAATCAAATTAGCAGCTTGTCACAACGTATCCACCAAACAACTCGCCAATTATTACGACAATTGCGCCCGCCAGTGCTTGATGAAATGCCACTCAACCAAGCACTGCATCATCTGGCAGAAGAGTTTGCTTTTACCGAGCAAGGGATTCATTTTCAAATGGATTATGCGCTACCCTCACCGCCCGGTGAGGATGTGGTGATATTTACACTTTACCGGTTGGTGCAAGAGTTGCTCAATAATATTAATAAGCACGCTAACGCCAGCAATATCCAGGTAAGTCTGCACTTGACCGACGATATCATCACTTTGGAAGTGCGTGATGACGGAATGGGTATCCCGGAGTCATCTCCCGGCGGTGGATTGGGCTTGCGCGGTATTGAAGAGCGCGTGCGGGCGCTGGGCGGCGACTGGTTGCTACAGCGCCGCTTAGGCACCCGGGTCGTGGTCAATCTGCCCACCCATGTCCGCACCAGCGACTCTGTGAGCCTGCCCACAGAACGGGATCAAAAGCCCGCATAA
- the citC gene encoding [citrate (pro-3S)-lyase] ligase has translation MDTVFDRINRSDHQQIAEITRFLRANDLNIDTTVEVFITVSRNEKLVACGGIAGNIIKCVAISEQVRGEGLALTLATELVNLAYERHHSHLFIYTKTKNESLFKACGFYPIASVPGIAVLMENSDCRLQRYAKQLSQLRQPGQKIGSIVMNANPFTRGHQYLVRQAAAQCDWLHLFLVKEDNSRFPYEDRLQLVLEGTQDIANLTVHPGSEYMISRATFPCYFIKDQGVADDCYTEIDLKIFRQYLAPALGVTHRFVGTEPFCSVTAKYNRDMGFWLETPSLPYPPIALVEIERLKYHNTAISASWVRKLLAQGDGETIRKLVPPATCHYLQRLLAQRAHKAASAEKSPTRVKNSALF, from the coding sequence ATGGACACGGTATTTGACCGAATTAATCGTTCAGACCATCAGCAGATTGCAGAAATAACACGTTTCTTACGTGCCAATGATCTGAATATAGATACCACCGTTGAGGTGTTTATTACCGTAAGCCGTAATGAAAAGCTTGTAGCTTGTGGTGGCATTGCTGGCAATATTATCAAATGCGTGGCAATCAGTGAGCAGGTGCGGGGCGAAGGGTTGGCACTCACGTTGGCAACTGAGTTAGTCAATCTGGCCTATGAACGCCACCATAGCCATCTGTTTATTTATACCAAAACTAAAAATGAGAGCTTGTTTAAAGCTTGTGGCTTTTATCCTATAGCCAGTGTCCCGGGTATTGCGGTGTTGATGGAAAATAGCGACTGCCGTTTGCAGCGCTATGCCAAACAATTAAGTCAATTACGCCAGCCAGGGCAGAAAATTGGCAGTATTGTAATGAATGCCAACCCGTTTACCCGCGGGCATCAATATTTGGTGCGGCAGGCCGCGGCCCAATGTGATTGGTTACATCTGTTTTTAGTCAAAGAAGATAATTCGCGTTTCCCGTACGAAGATCGACTGCAATTGGTGCTCGAAGGCACGCAAGATATTGCAAATCTGACGGTACACCCCGGCTCGGAATATATGATTTCCCGCGCCACATTCCCGTGCTATTTCATTAAAGATCAAGGTGTGGCAGATGACTGTTATACCGAGATTGACCTGAAAATATTCCGCCAATATTTAGCTCCGGCACTGGGTGTCACTCATCGTTTTGTTGGAACTGAGCCGTTTTGTAGCGTGACGGCCAAATATAACCGCGACATGGGCTTTTGGCTGGAAACGCCATCATTGCCTTATCCGCCGATTGCATTGGTAGAAATTGAACGCCTCAAATATCACAACACCGCCATTTCCGCCTCATGGGTGCGCAAATTACTGGCCCAGGGAGATGGCGAAACCATTCGAAAATTAGTGCCTCCGGCGACCTGCCATTACTTACAGCGACTGTTGGCGCAACGCGCACATAAGGCAGCCAGCGCCGAGAAAAGCCCCACGCGAGTAAAGAATTCAGCCCTGTTTTAA
- a CDS encoding aldolase/citrate lyase family protein has translation MKPEMKNRMRRSMLFVPGANAAMVSNAFIYQADALMFDLEDSVILREKDAARRLVYHALQHPLYQDVETIVRVNALDSAYGLADLEAVVRGGADIVRLPKTDHAKDVADMADEISRIESECGREVGSTGLLAAIESAQGITQALAIAQASPRLMGIALGAEDYVRNLRTDRSPEGIELLFARCSILQAARAVGIQAFDTVYSDANNEAGFLQEAALIKQLGFDGKSLINPRQIELLHNLYAPTEKEVRHAQAVVDAAVAAEAEGRGVVSLNGKMVDSPVIERARLVLQRAASGLREE, from the coding sequence ATGAAACCCGAAATGAAAAACAGAATGCGCCGCAGCATGTTATTTGTTCCCGGTGCTAATGCTGCCATGGTCAGTAATGCCTTTATTTATCAGGCTGATGCACTGATGTTTGATCTGGAGGACTCGGTTATCCTGCGCGAAAAAGATGCCGCTCGTCGTTTGGTTTATCACGCCTTGCAGCATCCACTGTATCAAGATGTGGAAACCATAGTTCGCGTCAATGCATTGGATTCAGCTTATGGTCTGGCTGACTTAGAGGCTGTCGTGCGCGGTGGGGCGGATATCGTGCGTTTGCCGAAAACTGACCACGCGAAAGATGTGGCAGATATGGCGGATGAAATCAGCCGTATCGAGTCGGAGTGCGGCCGCGAAGTGGGCAGCACCGGCCTGTTAGCGGCAATTGAGTCTGCGCAGGGCATTACGCAGGCGCTGGCTATTGCACAGGCATCCCCGCGTTTAATGGGCATTGCCTTGGGAGCCGAGGATTATGTCCGCAACTTGCGCACTGATCGCTCGCCCGAGGGCATTGAACTGTTATTTGCGCGCTGTTCAATTTTGCAGGCGGCCCGCGCTGTCGGTATTCAAGCTTTCGACACCGTGTATTCCGATGCCAATAACGAAGCCGGTTTCTTGCAGGAAGCCGCGCTCATCAAACAACTGGGTTTTGATGGCAAATCGCTGATAAACCCACGCCAAATCGAACTATTACATAACCTCTATGCCCCGACTGAGAAAGAAGTCCGCCATGCACAGGCGGTGGTCGATGCCGCTGTTGCGGCAGAAGCCGAAGGACGCGGGGTGGTTTCCCTGAACGGCAAGATGGTGGACAGCCCGGTAATTGAGCGGGCGCGGTTGGTTTTACAGCGTGCGGCCAGCGGCCTGCGTGAGGAATAA
- the citD gene encoding citrate lyase acyl carrier protein yields MKIIREAVAGTLESSDVMVRIAPLNPPEIDLQIHSSVDKQFGEAIRYSVLALLEQYRVTGVQLIIDDKGALDCVLQARLETALLRACDEKILPWRAH; encoded by the coding sequence ATGAAAATTATTAGAGAGGCCGTCGCCGGAACGTTGGAGTCAAGCGACGTTATGGTGCGCATCGCGCCATTAAATCCACCCGAAATAGACCTGCAAATACACAGCAGTGTAGACAAGCAATTTGGTGAAGCCATTCGCTACAGCGTATTGGCGTTGCTGGAACAGTATCGAGTGACCGGGGTGCAACTGATTATTGACGATAAAGGCGCGCTAGATTGCGTTTTGCAAGCACGGCTGGAAACCGCGCTGCTGAGAGCCTGCGATGAAAAAATTCTGCCATGGAGAGCGCATTGA
- the citF gene encoding citrate lyase subunit alpha, with protein sequence MNRQQRIASLSDCQDNSPAHPPYQSSSKANLQAQKPRDSKVCDSLENAIRRSGLQDGMTISFHHAFRAGDLTLNLVMNAIAAMGFKNLRLASSSLSDCHSPLVEHIRNGVVSEIYTSGMRGPLAEEISRGLLTKPVQVHSHGGRVNLIESGELTIDVAFIGVPAGDEFGNANGFSGNACCGSLGYARVDAEYAACVVLLTEALLAYPHHPASITQDQVDLIVQVEKVGDADKIGADTTRMTSNPRELLIARRAAEVIAGSGYFVDGFSLQTGTGGASLAVTRFLEDKMVRRNITAAFALGGITSTMVELHEKGLITKLLDVQSFDKQAASSLARNPQHIEISANQYANFSSKGASVDRLDVVVLSALEIDIGFNVNVLTGSDGVLRGASGGHCDTAVAARLSIIVAPLVRGRIPTLVKEVTTCVTPGSSVDILVTDHGIAVNPARPELAERLQQAGLPVVTIDWLYQRALTLTGAPQPIKFTDRVVAVVRYRDGSVIDVVHQIQE encoded by the coding sequence ATGAATAGGCAACAACGGATAGCCAGCTTAAGTGATTGTCAGGATAACAGCCCGGCGCATCCCCCATATCAAAGCAGCTCGAAAGCGAATTTACAGGCGCAAAAACCGCGCGATAGCAAGGTTTGTGATTCATTGGAAAATGCTATCCGCCGCAGTGGGTTGCAAGATGGCATGACCATCTCCTTCCACCATGCTTTTCGTGCCGGTGATTTGACCTTAAATCTGGTCATGAATGCCATTGCAGCCATGGGATTCAAAAACTTACGTTTAGCTTCCAGCTCCCTGAGTGACTGCCATTCACCGCTGGTTGAGCATATTCGCAATGGCGTAGTCAGCGAAATATACACCTCGGGTATGCGCGGGCCGCTGGCAGAGGAAATATCGCGCGGATTATTAACCAAACCTGTTCAAGTTCACTCACATGGTGGCCGCGTTAATCTGATTGAGTCCGGCGAATTGACTATTGATGTCGCCTTTATTGGGGTTCCGGCCGGTGATGAGTTCGGCAATGCCAATGGTTTTAGTGGGAATGCCTGTTGTGGTTCCTTGGGCTATGCCCGTGTTGATGCTGAATATGCCGCCTGTGTGGTGCTGTTAACTGAAGCTTTGCTGGCTTATCCACACCATCCCGCCAGTATTACTCAGGATCAGGTCGATTTGATTGTGCAAGTTGAGAAAGTGGGAGATGCCGACAAGATTGGTGCTGATACCACCCGAATGACCTCTAATCCCCGCGAATTATTAATTGCTCGCCGCGCCGCAGAGGTGATTGCGGGCTCGGGCTATTTTGTCGACGGCTTCTCTTTGCAGACCGGCACCGGCGGGGCATCACTGGCCGTGACCCGCTTCCTGGAGGACAAAATGGTGCGCCGCAATATCACGGCGGCTTTTGCCCTCGGGGGGATCACCTCAACCATGGTGGAACTGCATGAAAAAGGGCTGATTACCAAGCTGTTAGATGTGCAAAGTTTTGACAAACAGGCGGCTTCTTCACTGGCTCGCAATCCGCAGCATATTGAAATCAGTGCGAATCAATATGCCAATTTCAGTTCAAAAGGCGCATCAGTTGACCGGCTGGATGTGGTGGTGCTCAGTGCGCTGGAGATTGACATTGGTTTTAACGTCAATGTGTTGACCGGCTCTGATGGCGTGCTGCGCGGGGCTTCGGGTGGCCATTGTGATACCGCGGTAGCGGCGCGATTGTCAATTATTGTGGCGCCGCTGGTGCGTGGGCGGATCCCGACCTTAGTCAAGGAAGTGACAACCTGCGTGACGCCGGGTTCCAGTGTGGACATTCTCGTGACCGATCACGGTATTGCGGTCAATCCGGCACGGCCAGAACTGGCAGAACGTTTGCAACAGGCGGGTTTACCGGTGGTGACTATCGATTGGCTTTATCAGCGCGCGCTGACCCTGACGGGCGCACCGCAACCTATCAAATTCACCGACCGTGTGGTGGCCGTAGTGCGTTACCGCGACGGCTCGGTGATTGATGTTGTTCATCAGATACAGGAGTAG
- the citX gene encoding citrate lyase holo-[acyl-carrier protein] synthase, protein MNTFSPALAANRPISLPELLTSRESRQSRQQVWLARHQVTLISLTLVAPGAVKDNPLTRKLFALAWQAITALSQQQSWPVLQQEVFPLPTGCEGLIAVDLPAEQVKDAALLLELKHPQGRLWDIDVLDISGRILSRRDVGLAARRCLLCHRPAHVCARAQTHSIEELLAQMELMLNATTATH, encoded by the coding sequence ATGAATACATTTTCCCCGGCGTTAGCGGCTAACCGGCCGATTAGTTTGCCGGAATTGCTGACCAGTCGAGAGTCGCGCCAGAGCCGTCAACAGGTTTGGTTGGCTCGCCACCAAGTCACGTTGATTTCTCTGACCTTAGTCGCGCCCGGTGCAGTGAAAGATAACCCATTGACGCGCAAGCTGTTTGCGTTGGCGTGGCAAGCGATTACTGCATTGAGCCAGCAGCAATCTTGGCCGGTATTGCAGCAAGAAGTTTTCCCATTGCCGACTGGGTGTGAAGGGCTGATAGCGGTTGATTTGCCTGCGGAGCAGGTGAAAGACGCCGCACTGTTACTGGAGCTAAAGCACCCGCAGGGCCGGTTATGGGATATCGATGTGCTTGATATTTCAGGGCGAATTTTGTCGCGTCGTGATGTCGGCTTGGCTGCCCGCCGCTGCCTGTTATGCCACCGCCCAGCGCATGTTTGTGCTCGAGCGCAAACCCACAGTATCGAAGAATTACTGGCCCAGATGGAGTTGATGCTCAATGCCACAACTGCAACGCACTGA
- the dpiA gene encoding two-component response regulator DpiA — protein MECLNILVVEDETPLAEMHAEFIQQSPHCQQVWLAGNLQQARSMVARFHPDLILLDNYLPDGSGLALLRELTLQGFSGGIIFVTAASDSETVSEAIRYGVFDYLIKPVAYQRLEQSLARYRHRHQVLQDGTKVNQRQIDEMYNTYARGEQKVTLPLGIDQMTLDKIQMLFANNADEYTAENVAQVLGLSRTTARRYLEFCATNQALQAEIIYGKVGRPQRIYRSKKTA, from the coding sequence ATGGAATGTCTTAATATTTTAGTGGTAGAAGATGAAACGCCACTGGCAGAAATGCATGCAGAATTTATCCAGCAAAGCCCCCATTGCCAGCAAGTCTGGCTAGCAGGCAATTTGCAGCAAGCCCGCAGTATGGTGGCCCGCTTTCATCCTGATTTGATTCTGTTGGATAACTATCTGCCCGATGGCAGTGGTTTGGCGTTATTACGAGAACTGACTTTACAGGGGTTTTCCGGCGGCATTATTTTTGTTACCGCCGCCAGTGACAGTGAAACAGTCTCTGAGGCTATTCGCTATGGGGTATTTGACTACCTGATAAAACCGGTCGCTTACCAACGGCTGGAACAATCTTTGGCCCGCTATCGCCATCGTCATCAAGTCCTGCAAGATGGTACTAAGGTCAATCAGCGCCAAATTGATGAGATGTACAACACTTATGCCCGTGGCGAACAAAAAGTCACATTGCCATTGGGTATTGACCAAATGACTTTGGATAAAATTCAGATGTTGTTTGCTAATAATGCAGATGAATATACCGCTGAAAATGTTGCGCAGGTGCTCGGTTTAAGCCGGACAACAGCCCGCCGTTATCTGGAGTTTTGTGCGACTAACCAAGCCCTACAAGCAGAGATAATTTATGGCAAGGTGGGCCGGCCGCAGCGAATCTACCGCAGTAAAAAAACGGCGTAA